The Thomasclavelia ramosa DSM 1402 genome includes a region encoding these proteins:
- the rdgB gene encoding RdgB/HAM1 family non-canonical purine NTP pyrophosphatase codes for MKEIIVASTNQGKIKEIKAMLKDIDIEVLSMKDVLEQELEIEETGTTFKENALIKAQTIANIVNKPVLADDSGLEVDALDKQPGIYSARFLGADTSYNIKNQYIIDALKDKERTARFVCALALVIPGQEPILIEETMEGLINDKIEGANGFGYDPIFYFPPCQMTSAMMSMEEKNKYSHRAKALKKLYTILKEIL; via the coding sequence ATGAAAGAAATAATTGTTGCTTCAACTAATCAAGGAAAAATCAAAGAAATTAAAGCAATGCTTAAAGATATTGATATTGAAGTATTATCGATGAAAGATGTTTTAGAGCAAGAATTGGAAATTGAAGAAACAGGAACAACATTTAAAGAGAATGCACTGATTAAAGCTCAAACAATTGCAAATATTGTTAACAAGCCGGTCTTAGCGGACGATAGTGGTCTAGAAGTTGATGCTTTAGACAAACAACCAGGAATTTATTCAGCACGTTTTTTAGGTGCAGATACTAGTTATAATATTAAAAATCAATACATAATTGATGCGCTTAAAGATAAAGAGCGTACTGCTCGCTTTGTTTGTGCGCTGGCTTTAGTTATACCTGGTCAAGAACCAATTTTAATTGAAGAAACGATGGAAGGCTTGATCAATGATAAAATTGAAGGAGCTAATGGGTTTGGATACGATCCAATTTTCTATTTTCCGCCATGTCAGATGACTTCGGCAATGATGTCAATGGAGGAAAAAAATAAATACTCACATCGAGCTAAAGCTTTAAAAAAATTATATACGATTTTAAAGGAGATATTATAA
- the aroE gene encoding shikimate dehydrogenase: MKSQISATTSLYAFIASPAHHSKSPAMHNTAFEQLGLDSVYLAFDIKSEELKDTIAGFKAMKVRGANVSMPHKQNIIPYLDEISTASRLCNAVNTITFKDGKYYGTITDGIGFTRSLEEQGWLIKDKKITMVGAGGASTAIMVQLALDGVKEIIVYNRTMRTEFQEIINNTIIETGCTITLKSLSDLESLKKDMHSSYLFINTTGVGMEPMLERSVVPDASYFKPDLKVADIIYQPAVTKMLRLAKEAGCATMNGELMLLYQGVESFKIWTGQEMPINEVKKVLGIEVK; the protein is encoded by the coding sequence ATGAAATCACAAATTAGTGCAACAACAAGTTTATATGCTTTTATCGCTAGTCCTGCACATCATTCTAAATCACCAGCGATGCATAATACAGCCTTTGAACAATTAGGCCTTGATAGTGTTTATTTAGCATTTGATATAAAGAGTGAGGAATTAAAAGATACGATTGCTGGGTTTAAGGCGATGAAAGTTAGAGGAGCTAATGTTTCAATGCCTCATAAACAAAATATTATTCCGTACCTTGATGAAATATCAACAGCTTCAAGATTATGTAATGCAGTGAACACAATTACTTTTAAAGATGGAAAATATTATGGTACGATTACCGATGGAATTGGCTTTACTAGAAGTCTTGAAGAGCAAGGATGGTTGATTAAAGACAAAAAGATAACTATGGTCGGAGCCGGCGGTGCGTCAACTGCAATTATGGTACAGCTTGCTTTAGATGGGGTAAAAGAAATAATCGTTTATAACCGAACTATGCGTACAGAGTTTCAGGAGATAATCAATAATACAATTATTGAAACAGGTTGTACGATTACCTTAAAATCTTTAAGTGATTTAGAAAGTTTGAAAAAAGATATGCACAGCAGTTATCTTTTTATCAATACTACTGGTGTCGGTATGGAACCGATGTTAGAACGATCAGTAGTACCAGATGCTTCTTATTTTAAACCAGATTTAAAAGTAGCTGATATTATTTATCAGCCTGCAGTTACAAAAATGCTGCGATTAGCAAAAGAAGCGGGTTGTGCAACGATGAATGGTGAATTGATGCTGCTTTATCAAGGAGTTGAATCATTTAAAATATGGACAGGTCAAGAAATGCCAATTAATGAAGTAAAAAAAGTACTAGGAATCGAGGTAAAATAA
- the chbG gene encoding chitin disaccharide deacetylase translates to MIKKLIVNADDFGMTEGNSIGILMAHADGILTSTTCMMNMPFAKFALDQAKNYPDLGVGIHLVLTVGRPLVDGAKSYTDKDGNFIRPKDYPDHQPHADPEELYTEWKAQIEKFIEIAGKKPTHIDSHHHVHLLPQHQEVVIKLAREYDLPIRQRDQIIDNYEYVRCNDQMYDDLITYDFMSNSMKVDEETLEYMCHPAYVDQRLYDMTSYCLPRMKELALLRSEEMKNFIKDNNIQLINYSDLKKI, encoded by the coding sequence ATGATAAAAAAATTAATTGTTAATGCTGACGATTTTGGTATGACCGAAGGAAATTCAATTGGTATTTTAATGGCACATGCTGATGGAATTCTTACATCAACTACATGTATGATGAATATGCCATTTGCTAAATTTGCTTTAGATCAAGCTAAAAATTATCCAGATTTAGGTGTTGGGATCCACTTAGTCTTAACAGTTGGGAGACCATTAGTAGATGGTGCTAAAAGTTATACTGATAAAGATGGTAACTTTATTCGTCCAAAAGACTATCCAGATCATCAACCCCATGCTGATCCTGAAGAATTATACACAGAGTGGAAAGCTCAAATAGAGAAATTCATTGAAATAGCTGGTAAAAAACCAACTCATATTGACTCTCATCACCATGTTCATCTATTACCGCAACATCAAGAAGTGGTAATTAAATTAGCAAGAGAATATGATCTACCGATCAGACAACGGGACCAAATCATTGATAATTATGAATATGTACGTTGTAATGATCAAATGTATGATGATTTGATCACTTATGATTTTATGTCTAATTCAATGAAAGTTGATGAAGAAACTTTAGAATATATGTGTCATCCTGCATATGTTGATCAACGTTTATACGATATGACTAGTTATTGCTTACCACGAATGAAAGAATTGGCATTATTACGTAGTGAAGAAATGAAAAACTTTATTAAGGATAATAACATTCAATTAATTAACTATAGTGATTTAAAAAAGATATAA
- a CDS encoding MurR/RpiR family transcriptional regulator, with protein MNLLISRILTYLNGTLLYDSHYRFCKFIVYHYLELEDLSFNEVSEKSQISKEDILRFCALLGFDDYDTFKAELLRSHMIRLDQIRARMLGVNSEQLIDEMEKSCSNEVMSEYISTICEAIFKAKRVVLIGALYPMSIAVEFQTDLVSFGKPVIQYHNFDKDIQLDENDVTIFVSATGRSMNSFVEIKKELRVDLTTSILITQNKTYALDEYKISDYVIQVPGKFDGINFNYQIMTICDLLRVHYYQQYYL; from the coding sequence ATGAATTTATTAATAAGTAGAATATTAACGTATTTAAATGGGACATTGCTTTATGATTCACATTATCGTTTTTGTAAATTCATTGTTTATCATTACTTAGAATTAGAGGATTTATCTTTCAATGAAGTTAGTGAAAAAAGTCAAATCAGTAAAGAGGATATTTTAAGGTTTTGTGCTTTGCTTGGTTTTGATGATTATGATACATTTAAAGCCGAACTGTTGAGATCACATATGATTCGTTTAGATCAGATTCGGGCTCGAATGCTTGGGGTTAATAGTGAGCAGCTGATTGATGAAATGGAAAAATCTTGTTCGAATGAAGTAATGAGTGAATATATCTCGACTATTTGTGAAGCTATCTTTAAAGCTAAGCGTGTTGTTTTAATAGGAGCTTTATATCCGATGTCTATTGCAGTAGAATTTCAAACTGACTTAGTTAGTTTTGGGAAACCAGTAATTCAGTATCATAATTTTGATAAAGATATCCAGCTTGATGAAAATGATGTTACTATTTTTGTGTCTGCAACAGGTAGGTCAATGAATTCATTTGTTGAAATAAAAAAAGAATTACGGGTTGATTTAACAACCTCTATTTTAATTACTCAAAATAAAACATATGCTTTAGATGAATATAAGATTTCTGATTATGTAATTCAAGTCCCGGGAAAATTTGATGGAATCAATTTTAATTATCAAATTATGACTATTTGTGATTTATTAAGAGTACATTATTATCAACAATACTATTTGTAA
- a CDS encoding metallophosphoesterase — MPKNIYVLSDLHGHYNIFIKMLEKINFSDDDVLYILGDCCDRGPDSLKIYLYIQKFDNIHLIKGNHEIMMRDAFKVDDPASSQGRMWAQNGGNKTFHSYHEYLHKKAFNDCDYKVIKAAFYKMMIDYIDRCPSFIELNCNGQDYVLIHAGINPEKGLYEQTEEECAWMREYFFMSKGLDNKIIIFGHTPTCYIHQASGCFDVWYDPVFKDKIGIDGGLGPFDKGQLNCLCLNTQEVFVIKKSELAIQE; from the coding sequence ATGCCTAAAAATATATATGTACTTTCTGACCTTCATGGCCACTACAATATTTTTATCAAAATGTTGGAAAAAATTAATTTTTCTGATGATGATGTTCTATATATTTTAGGGGATTGTTGTGATCGAGGTCCAGATAGCTTAAAAATTTATTTATATATTCAAAAATTTGATAACATTCATTTAATTAAGGGAAATCACGAGATTATGATGCGTGATGCTTTTAAAGTTGATGACCCTGCTTCATCACAAGGCCGGATGTGGGCTCAAAATGGTGGAAATAAAACATTTCACAGCTACCATGAATATTTACATAAAAAAGCATTTAATGACTGTGATTATAAAGTAATTAAAGCGGCGTTTTATAAGATGATGATTGATTACATTGACCGTTGTCCTTCATTTATTGAACTGAATTGTAATGGTCAAGATTATGTATTGATTCATGCAGGAATCAATCCTGAAAAGGGGTTATATGAACAAACTGAAGAAGAATGTGCATGGATGCGCGAGTATTTCTTTATGTCAAAAGGTTTGGATAATAAGATTATTATTTTTGGTCATACGCCAACTTGTTATATTCATCAGGCAAGTGGCTGTTTTGATGTTTGGTATGATCCGGTTTTTAAAGATAAGATCGGGATTGATGGCGGTTTAGGACCATTTGATAAAGGGCAGCTAAATTGTTTATGTTTAAATACTCAAGAAGTATTTGTAATTAAAAAAAGTGAATTGGCTATTCAGGAATAG
- a CDS encoding ECF transporter S component, translating into MKNLSVRNIVLAGFFLAVGIVLPFFTMQIPSIGNMLLPMHIPVLICGFVCGWPLGLIVGFILPLLRSMLFTMPPMYPTALAMAFELAAYGALTGLFYNRLAKKPLNTYIALGIAMIGGRVIWGIISAILYGMAGQPFEFAIFIAGAFTNAIPGIILQLIVIPILIMALENAHLIKYNND; encoded by the coding sequence ATGAAAAATTTAAGTGTTAGAAATATCGTTTTAGCTGGTTTTTTCTTGGCAGTAGGAATTGTTTTACCGTTTTTTACGATGCAGATACCAAGTATCGGCAACATGTTGTTACCAATGCATATCCCAGTATTGATTTGTGGGTTTGTTTGCGGGTGGCCGTTAGGATTAATTGTTGGCTTTATCTTACCATTGCTTAGAAGTATGTTATTTACAATGCCGCCAATGTATCCAACTGCATTAGCTATGGCTTTTGAATTAGCTGCTTATGGAGCTTTAACAGGGTTATTTTATAATCGTTTAGCTAAAAAGCCGCTCAATACTTATATTGCTTTAGGAATAGCGATGATTGGTGGAAGAGTAATCTGGGGAATTATTAGTGCAATATTATATGGAATGGCAGGACAGCCATTTGAATTTGCAATCTTTATAGCTGGAGCTTTTACCAATGCAATTCCTGGAATCATATTACAGCTGATCGTGATTCCAATATTAATTATGGCATTAGAAAATGCGCATTTAATTAAATATAATAATGATTAG
- a CDS encoding formate/nitrite transporter family protein — protein MSFEMLSDLGIKKYEMCRDDIGRFFARSVVAGLYLGLATILSTTLGTLLFKDNLIASKIAVAGSFGIGLVIIVILGSELFTGNCFTTMIPVYGKKLKFRQIIPMWIVCYFGNFVGIALVCYLFFISGSNHELLSEYVVSCANTKLSFDIIELLVKAVLCNFIVCVGAYVGMKMQDDTAKTIIMMIVVMAFVLPGFEHSIANMGSFTLTIGALGSGANFGLIAIHMIVVTFGNMIGGGVLLGLPLYLMIKPNK, from the coding sequence ATGAGTTTTGAAATGTTATCAGATTTAGGGATAAAAAAATATGAAATGTGTCGTGATGATATTGGGCGCTTCTTTGCTCGTTCAGTAGTTGCGGGATTATATTTAGGATTAGCGACGATCTTATCAACAACATTAGGAACATTGCTATTTAAAGATAATTTAATTGCTTCAAAAATTGCTGTAGCAGGTTCATTTGGAATCGGATTAGTAATTATTGTAATTTTAGGATCAGAGTTATTTACAGGAAATTGTTTTACAACAATGATTCCTGTTTATGGTAAGAAATTGAAGTTTCGTCAGATAATTCCCATGTGGATAGTTTGTTATTTTGGGAATTTTGTAGGAATTGCACTAGTTTGTTATTTATTTTTTATTAGTGGTAGTAATCATGAACTGCTTTCGGAATATGTTGTTAGTTGTGCAAATACAAAATTAAGTTTTGATATCATTGAATTATTAGTCAAAGCAGTTTTATGTAACTTTATCGTTTGTGTAGGTGCTTACGTAGGGATGAAGATGCAGGACGATACGGCCAAAACAATTATTATGATGATTGTGGTTATGGCATTTGTTTTACCTGGATTCGAACATAGTATTGCTAATATGGGTTCTTTCACTTTAACGATAGGGGCTTTAGGAAGTGGTGCTAACTTTGGTTTGATTGCTATACATATGATCGTAGTAACTTTTGGTAATATGATTGGTGGTGGAGTTTTGTTAGGATTACCACTATATCTAATGATTAAGCCAAATAAATAA
- a CDS encoding MFS transporter — MFKKGSYIYYALGNGMFYFSWAMFSCIISVYLAGINCSATEISLITSAAALFAMATQPITGFLADKFKSPKLVAIITGALTIIFGLLFASTKSFIFLFLLNGFTQGCLNGITALTDRLATASPYPFGAIRVWGSILYAIAAQVSGIVYDYISPTANFYIFAAGLLLMLFSFYMMHDAKPLIVGKAAKVTTKEVLKHLWHNKPFKIFMLIYILFQGPSSAQMVYLPLVIKGLGGTTTIVGTTLLFSTLSEIPAVLFSDRYMKKISYKALMIFACVLSIIRFVWYSTCPAPYLIMSVFFFQGLTTIVFILVAVRIILDLVDEQYVNSAYGISSMLAKGFSALIFQIIGGRVLDIFPGNNGYTIMYLIFASSITIALILCFKFKFTKKVE; from the coding sequence ATGTTCAAAAAGGGAAGTTATATCTACTACGCCTTAGGAAATGGGATGTTCTATTTTTCATGGGCAATGTTTTCTTGTATCATTTCTGTCTATCTTGCTGGAATAAACTGCTCGGCTACTGAAATTTCATTAATCACTTCGGCTGCGGCTTTGTTTGCAATGGCGACTCAACCAATTACAGGTTTTCTAGCTGATAAATTTAAAAGTCCAAAACTAGTCGCAATTATAACTGGTGCATTAACAATTATTTTTGGTTTACTATTTGCTTCAACAAAGTCTTTTATCTTTTTATTTTTATTGAACGGCTTCACTCAAGGTTGTTTAAACGGAATTACCGCCTTAACAGATCGTTTAGCTACTGCCTCACCATATCCATTTGGAGCAATCAGAGTTTGGGGATCTATTCTTTATGCTATTGCTGCTCAGGTAAGCGGTATTGTTTATGACTATATTTCACCAACTGCAAACTTCTATATTTTTGCAGCTGGTCTATTGCTCATGTTGTTTTCTTTTTATATGATGCACGATGCTAAACCGCTTATCGTTGGTAAAGCAGCCAAAGTAACAACTAAAGAAGTTTTAAAACATTTATGGCACAACAAACCTTTTAAAATTTTTATGTTAATCTATATTCTTTTTCAAGGCCCAAGTTCTGCCCAAATGGTTTACCTCCCATTAGTAATCAAAGGTTTAGGAGGGACTACTACGATTGTAGGAACGACTCTGTTATTTAGTACCTTATCAGAGATCCCTGCTGTCTTATTTTCAGATCGTTATATGAAAAAGATTTCATATAAAGCTTTAATGATATTTGCCTGTGTTTTATCTATCATTCGCTTTGTCTGGTATTCAACTTGTCCAGCACCATATTTGATTATGTCTGTTTTCTTTTTTCAAGGTCTAACAACAATTGTTTTTATTCTTGTTGCTGTAAGAATTATATTAGATTTAGTTGATGAACAATATGTCAATAGTGCCTATGGTATTTCATCGATGTTAGCCAAAGGCTTTTCAGCTTTGATTTTTCAAATCATTGGAGGTCGAGTTTTAGATATTTTCCCAGGAAATAATGGCTATACCATTATGTATCTAATTTTTGCTTCTTCAATTACAATTGCTTTGATCTTATGTTTTAAATTCAAGTTTACTAAAAAAGTTGAATAA
- a CDS encoding NAD(+) synthase: MKDGYIRVAAGSFETSIANVKNNSENICNLINEAYHNDARVLVLPELCLTGYTCEDLFNQDRLLNEAKQQLQTIITATNNKDLITIVGLPYQHLNSLYNVAAVIHQGALLALVPKTHIPNYQEFYEARRFEQAPKENTLTNFNGQKIPFGTHYVFASTTNSDFKFGVEICEDLWLPDAPSTKLALNGANLILNPSASNEITTKSDYRRLLVSSQSARLVCGYVYCNAGNGESTTDVVFSGHHIISENGTMIKESRGFDSELIYGDLDLKKLSSERRKMTTFKSYHNYETIYFDSTNIDLNTTYYYDPHPFVPSNRDLRAKRCKEVFDIQTRGLMQRLKATGIKKVVIGISGGLDSTLALLVCTMAFKKLNYDTKDIIAITMPCFGTTSRTKNNALGLMEELAVTSIEVDITESVRIQFRDIEQDENIHDVTYENVQARTRTEILMNKANQVGGLVIGTGDLSEVALGWSTYNGDHMSMYAVNVSVPKTLVRYLVDYIASLYHGEKLETILKDILDTPVSPELLPQENDQIVQKTEDIVGPYELHDFFIYHMVRFGDEPRKLYRKTKLAFKDKYDKKTIKKWLTKFYWRFFSQQFKRSCIPDGPKVGSVSLSPRGDWRMPSDANVSNWIDEIEKI, from the coding sequence ATGAAAGATGGATACATCCGTGTCGCTGCTGGTTCTTTTGAAACTAGTATTGCTAACGTAAAAAATAATAGTGAAAATATTTGTAACTTAATTAATGAAGCTTATCATAATGATGCTAGAGTTTTAGTTCTACCCGAGCTTTGTTTAACCGGATATACTTGTGAAGATCTTTTCAATCAAGATCGCTTATTAAATGAGGCTAAACAGCAACTGCAAACAATTATCACTGCAACAAATAATAAAGATTTAATCACCATTGTCGGTTTACCTTATCAACATTTAAATAGTCTTTATAATGTAGCTGCAGTAATTCATCAAGGGGCGCTGCTTGCCTTAGTCCCTAAAACACATATTCCTAATTATCAGGAATTTTATGAAGCTCGTCGTTTTGAACAAGCCCCAAAAGAAAATACACTGACAAACTTTAATGGTCAAAAGATACCTTTTGGAACTCACTATGTTTTTGCTTCAACAACTAATTCAGATTTTAAATTTGGAGTTGAAATTTGTGAAGATCTTTGGTTACCAGATGCCCCAAGTACTAAACTGGCTTTAAATGGTGCTAATTTAATTTTAAATCCTTCTGCCAGCAATGAAATTACAACAAAAAGCGATTATCGTCGTTTACTAGTAAGTTCTCAATCAGCTCGTTTAGTTTGTGGCTATGTTTATTGTAATGCCGGTAATGGCGAAAGTACCACAGATGTTGTTTTTAGTGGGCATCACATTATTAGTGAAAATGGAACAATGATCAAAGAGAGCCGAGGTTTTGACAGTGAACTGATCTATGGTGATCTCGATTTAAAGAAATTATCAAGTGAACGTCGAAAAATGACAACTTTTAAATCATATCATAATTATGAAACTATTTATTTTGATTCAACAAATATCGATTTAAATACCACATATTATTATGATCCCCACCCATTTGTCCCTAGTAATCGAGACTTACGGGCTAAACGCTGTAAAGAGGTATTTGATATCCAAACAAGAGGTTTAATGCAACGCTTAAAAGCCACCGGAATCAAAAAAGTCGTTATTGGTATTTCGGGGGGGTTAGATTCTACCTTAGCCTTATTAGTATGTACGATGGCCTTCAAAAAGCTAAATTATGATACAAAAGATATTATTGCAATTACAATGCCTTGTTTTGGAACTACTTCAAGGACTAAAAACAATGCCTTAGGATTAATGGAAGAATTAGCTGTAACAAGTATTGAAGTTGATATTACAGAATCTGTCCGTATTCAATTTAGAGATATTGAACAAGATGAAAATATTCATGATGTTACTTATGAAAATGTTCAAGCAAGAACAAGAACAGAAATTCTCATGAATAAAGCTAATCAAGTTGGTGGTCTTGTGATTGGAACTGGAGATTTATCAGAAGTTGCTTTAGGCTGGTCAACATACAATGGCGATCATATGTCAATGTATGCAGTAAATGTCTCTGTTCCTAAAACCTTAGTTCGTTATTTAGTTGATTACATAGCTAGTTTGTATCATGGAGAAAAATTAGAAACAATCTTAAAAGATATACTAGATACACCTGTTTCACCAGAGTTATTACCTCAAGAAAATGATCAGATCGTTCAAAAAACTGAAGATATCGTAGGTCCATATGAGCTGCATGATTTCTTTATTTATCATATGGTCCGTTTTGGTGATGAACCACGTAAACTATATCGTAAAACTAAACTAGCTTTTAAAGATAAATACGACAAAAAAACTATTAAGAAATGGCTAACTAAATTTTATTGGCGTTTCTTTAGCCAACAATTTAAACGTAGCTGTATCCCAGATGGTCCTAAAGTTGGAAGTGTCTCTCTCTCTCCTCGTGGTGACTGGCGAATGCCAAGTGATGCAAACGTAAGTAACTGGATCGATGAAATCGAAAAAATATAA